Proteins co-encoded in one Montipora capricornis isolate CH-2021 chromosome 12, ASM3666992v2, whole genome shotgun sequence genomic window:
- the LOC138027204 gene encoding uncharacterized protein, giving the protein MEWSEKNCMSSNSKKCKELVIRKKSVTNVFTPVFGIPQTCQLSVLGLILQDNCRFDCHVHVKLIKANKYLFILRSLRKEGYSQAELDHLFSSIVLPTITYGLPVYGASEAELTAMQCFLDRCYKRKYTSKSFSIKHLLEKQDRKVFSKVSGMDRHPLRGLLPRKKVSTYNLRNRTSQYPKVNTDRFKNSYINRLIFKYNLAM; this is encoded by the coding sequence ATGGAATGGTCAGAGAAGAACTGTATGTCTAGTAATAGcaaaaaatgtaaggagctaGTTATTAGAAAGAAAAGCGTTACGAATGTGTTTACGCCAGTTTTCGGCATTCCACAAACTTGTCAACTTTCTGTCCTTGGGTTAATATTACAGGATAATTGCCGATTTGATTGTCATGTGCATGTGAAGTTGATTAAGGCGAATAAGTACttatttatattaagatccttacgtaaggaaggttattctcaggcAGAGTTAGATCACTTGTTTTCAAGTATTGTGCTTCCTACCATCACTTATGGGTTGCCGGTATATGGTGCTTCTGAGGCGGAGCTGACAGCAATGCAATGTTTTCTAGATAGATGTTACAAACGTAAATATACTTCTAAATCTTTTTCTATCAAGCACCTTCTAGAAAAGCAGGATAGAAAAGTATTTAGTAAGGTATCTGGCATGGACCGACACCCTCTAAGGGGACTACTACCCAGGAAGAAAGTATCGacttacaatttaaggaatcgaACAAGTCAGTATCCGAAAGTTAATACAGATAGATTCAAAAACTCTTACATTAAtcgcttaatttttaaatacaatttagctatgtga